A DNA window from Mytilus edulis chromosome 14, xbMytEdul2.2, whole genome shotgun sequence contains the following coding sequences:
- the LOC139504228 gene encoding putative ankyrin repeat protein RBE_0220, which produces MADKLDERLHYACKYETEESVKECIDLGANVNYKDSRGDTPLHLACRNRDDINPEIITTLLKNSCIPNEKNERGDTPLHLACRNRDINPEIITTLLKNSCIPNEKNEEGDTPLHSACRNPDINTDIIITLLKNNYKPNEKNKEGDTPLHLACKNLKIHPEVITTLLKNNCKPNEKNNEGDTPLHLACRNLEIHPEVTTTLLKNNCKPNEKNNEVDTPLHLVCSNFEIYQEVITTLLKNNCKPNEKNNEGDTPLHVVCRNLEIYPEVITTLRKNNCKPNEKNNEGDTPLHLACRNDKIHMRNPEIITTLLMNNCKPNEKNNEVNKVNAFFLNKIENGNGEYM; this is translated from the exons ATGGCAGATAAATTGGATGAG AGACTTCATTATGCATGTAAATATGAGACAGAAGAATCCGTAAAGGAATGTATTGATTTAGGCGCTAATGTCAACTACAAAGACTCACGG GGGGACACACCATTACACTTAGCTTGTAGAAATCGTGACGACATCAATCCAGAAATCATCACAACGCTACTAAAGAATAGCTGTATACCAAATGAAAAGAATGAACGG GGGGACACACCATTACACTTAGCTTGTAGAAATCGTGACATCAATCCAGAAATCATCACAACGCTACTAAAGAATAGCTGTATACCAAATGAAAAGAATGAAGAG GGTGACACACCATTGCACTCAGCTTGTAGAAATCCTGACATCAATACAGATATCATCATAACGTTACTAAAGAATAATTATAAACCAAATGAAAAGAATAAAGAG GGGGACACACCATTGCACTTAGCTTGTAAAAATCTTAAAATCCATCCAGAAGTCATCACAACATTACTAAAGAATAACTGTAAACCAAATGAAAAGAATAATGAG GGGGACACACCATTGCACTTAGCTTGTAGAAATCTTGAAATCCATCCAGAAGTCACCACAACATTACTAAAGAATAATTGTAAACCAAATGAAAAGAATAATGAG GTGGACACACCATTGCACTTAGTTTGTAGCAATTTTGAAATCTATCAAGAAGTCATCACAACATTACTAAAGAATAACTGTAAACCAAATGAAAAGAATAATGAG GGGGACACACCATTGCACGTAGTTTGTAGAAATCTTGAAATCTATCCAGAAGTCATCACAACATTACGAAAGAATAATTGTAAACCAAATGAAAAGAATAATGAG GGGGACACACCATTACACTTAGCTTGTAGAAATGATAAGATACACATGAGAAATCCAGAAATCATCACAACGTTACTAATGAATAACTGTAAACCAAATGAAAAGAATAATGAGGTAAACAAAGTAAACGCTTTCtttcttaataaaattgagaatggaaatggggaatacatgtaa